The following coding sequences lie in one Rutidosis leptorrhynchoides isolate AG116_Rl617_1_P2 chromosome 4, CSIRO_AGI_Rlap_v1, whole genome shotgun sequence genomic window:
- the LOC139842727 gene encoding secreted RxLR effector protein 161-like, with the protein MEQPLGFIDSRFPSHVCRLKKALYGLKQAPRAWFQRLSTFLTQLGFVCSRADPSLFVYKKGTCLAYLLVYVDDLILTGINQVSQFLQAPTIDHFQAVKRIIRYIKGTIVYGLHFQCAVQPYLVGYSDADWARCIETGCSTYGYSIFLGGKLVSWSAKKQPTVARSSCESEYRALANTAAEII; encoded by the exons atggaGCAACCTCTGGGGTTTATAGACTCTCGGTTTCCTTCCCATGTTTGTCGGTTAAAGAAAGCGTTGTATGGTTTAAAACAGGCGCCTCGTGCTTGGTTTCAACGACTTAGTACGTTTCTCACACAACTTGGCTTTGTGTGCAGTCGAGCTGACCCTTCACTCTTCGTCTATAAAAAGGGTACATGTCTTGCCTATCTCctagtttatgttgatgatcttatccTTACAGGCA TAAATCAAGTAAGTCAGTTTCTTCAGGCTCCTACGATTGATCATTTTCAAGCAGTCAAACGTATTATTCGCTATATCAAAGGCACCATCGTCTATGGTCTGCATTTTCAGTGTGCTGTCCAACCTTATTTAGTTGGTTATTCTGATGCTGATTGGGCACGTTGTATTGAAACAGGATGTTCAACCTATGGTTATTCTATTTTCCTTGGAGGCAAACTTGTATCATGGAGCGCAAAGAAACAACCGACAGTTGCTAGGTCAAGTTGTGAATCCGAATATCGTGCCTTGGCTAATACTGCTGCTGAAATAATTTAG
- the LOC139839959 gene encoding uncharacterized protein: protein MDFGSVFNYWELDRDFGLGVWIFGFFKMFVDILSLLVLFYFSLKDLHFNETNFAFFRRIVNRLCLRSFDSNTNTKMSSCKCGLKNFLNTSNPPMIEKWEVVKETINCKEDNLFDDDKQEKCDEDEVVDLLTLRRLIKMERKRANDAYVELEKERMSSTTASEEAMAMVLRLQNQKSVLEMEARQLKRLAHEKQLHDQEVIQSLRWIVMKHESERSILEDRLRLCKQRLTFCMNDEGDDGRERVHRSISCLDGLDEGLVSSLDLGLSPW from the coding sequence ATGGACTTTGGCTCAGTTTTTAACTATTGGGAGTTGGATAGAGATTTTGGTTTAGGGGTTTGGATATTTGGATTTTTCAAAATGTTTGTGGATATACTGAGTCTTTTAGTTTTGTTCTATTTTAGTTTAAAGGATTTGCACTTCAATGAGACCAATTTCGCGTTTTTTAGGAGGATTGTAAATCGGCTTTGCTTAAGAAGTTTTGATTCAAACACTAATACAAAGATGTCAAGTTGCAAATGTGGGTTGAAGAACTTTTTGAATACTTCAAATCCACCCATGATTGAGAAATGGGAAGTTGTTAAAGAAACTATAAATTGTAAAGAAGAcaacctatttgatgatgacaaacaagaGAAATGTGATGAAGATGAAGTAGTTGACTTATTGACTTTGAGAAGATTGATCAAGATGGAGAGGAAACGAGCGAATGATGCTTACGTGGAGCTAGAGAAAGAGCGGATGTCATCCACCACTGCCTCTGAGGAGGCAATGGCAATGGTTTTACGTCTTCAGAATCAAAAAAGTGTGCTTGAAATGGAAGCGCGCCAACTTAAAAGATTAGCTCATGAAAAACAACTTCATGATCAAGAGGTTATTCAATCCTTGAGGTGGATTGTGATGAAACATGAATCGGAAAGAAGTATATTAGAAGATCGTTTGAGATTGTGTAAACAAAGATTGACGTTTTGTATGAACGATGAGGGGGATGATGGACGCGAAAGAGTTCATAGATCAATAAGTTGTCTTGATGGTCTTGATGAAGGGCTTGTTAGTTCTCTTGATTTGGGTTTATCGCCTTGGTAA